From Hirundo rustica isolate bHirRus1 chromosome 1, bHirRus1.pri.v3, whole genome shotgun sequence, a single genomic window includes:
- the RNF182 gene encoding E3 ubiquitin-protein ligase RNF182 produces the protein MTTQLPEESVETQSSDELECKICYNRYNLRQRKPKVLECCHRVCAKCLCKIIDFGDSPQGVIVCPFCRFETCLPDDEVSSLPDDNNILLNLACGGKGKKCLPDNPTELLLTPKRLASLVSPSHTSSNCLVITIMEVQRESPQTLNSTPVVEFYRPTSFDSVATVSHNWTVWNCTSLLFQTSIRVLVWLLGLLYFSSLPLGIYLLVSKKVTLGVVFVSLVPSSLVILMIYGFCQCVCHEVLDCMSS, from the coding sequence ATGACCACCCAACTACCAGAGGAGTCCGTGGAGACCCAGAGCTCAGATGAGCTTGAGTGCAAGATCTGTTACAACCGCTATAACCTGCGGCAGAGAAAACCGAAAGTGCTGGAGTGTTGTCACAGAGTGTGTGCCAAATGCCTTTGCAAGATCATAGACTTCGGCGATTCCCCGCAAGGAGTCATAGTGTGCCCGTTCTGCAGGTTTGAAACGTGCCTGCCAGACGATGAGGTTAGTAGTCTTCCTGATGACAACAACATCCTTCTGAATTTAGCTtgtgggggaaagggaaagaagtgCCTACCAGACAACCCGACAGAACTCTTGCTGACTCCCAAAAGGCTGGCATCTCTGGTTAGCCCTTCTCACACCTCTTCCAATTGCCTGGTTATAACAATCATGGAAGTACAAAGAGAAAGTCCCCAGACTCTGAACTCAACCCCAGTGGTGGAATTTTACAGGCCTACAAGTTTTGACTCTGTTGCAACTGTGTCCCACAACTGGACAGTGTGGAACTGCACATCTTTGCTCTTCCAGACCTCGATTCGGGTGCTAGTCTGGTTGCTAGGGTTGCTGTACTTTAGCTCCTTGCCTTTAGGGATTTATTTACTGGTATCCAAGAAAGTCACCCTTGGGGTTGTCTTTGTAAGCCTTGTTCCTTCGAGCCTTGTTATTCTCATGATTTATGGCTTTTGCCAGTGCGTTTGCCATGAAGTTCTAGACTGCATGTCATCTTGA